In Drosophila yakuba strain Tai18E2 chromosome 2R, Prin_Dyak_Tai18E2_2.1, whole genome shotgun sequence, a single genomic region encodes these proteins:
- the LOC6530189 gene encoding uncharacterized protein LOC6530189 isoform X2, whose protein sequence is MHIHIISGFDFEFIHDVTTVLLEPKFIDSLLNGSKHNSAQLLTAEHCKFMLNDIATCSLMRLDEQSMSKLWNLMTMVYKWQLFVSRHQHHLLEITFRHLEAVNRLYPDAKRHMLIDFTKNTLLDFWNASGEDAQLSIYQTNRAWLQCFNTKISLLIRMGFQAMDGSFIRDVDQDYYAEYVESAGDNIYAKSAEQRERQQREPNSMDQLAAQLNINPPQSEDLQPINARQFQQQFEQAFGNVLFTDTAGSSSACEFVQLQPTTASSEKVAPTVSRGGSLLNQNLLDLYSKMP, encoded by the exons atgcacatacatataatcAGTGGCTTCGACTTCGAAT TTATCCACGATGTGACTACAGTACTGCTCGAACCGAAGTTTATAGACTCGCTTCTGAACGGATCGAAGCACAATAGTGCGCAGCTTTTGACCGCCGAGCACTGCAAGTTTATGCTGAACGACATAGCCACCTGCTCCTTGATGCGACTCGACGAGCAGTCGATGTCCAAGCTGTGGAATCTGATGACCATGGTATACAAGTGGCAGCTGTTCGTATCCCGCCATCAACACCACCTGCTCGAGATTACCTTTCGGCACTTGGAGGCGGTCAACAGGTTGTATCCGGATGCCAAGCGGCACATGCTTATTGACTTCACGAAGAACACGCTGCTGGACTTTTGGAATGCCAGCGGGGAGGATGCGCAGCTGTCTATCTACCAGACGAATCGGGCCTGGCTGCAGTGCTTCAACACAAAGATATCGCTCCTGATTCGCATGGGTTTTCAGGCCATGGACGGGAGTTTCATCAGGGACGTGGATCAGGATTACTACGCGGAATACGTTGAGTCGGCCGGGGATAATATCTATGCGAAGAGTGCCGAGCAGCGGGAACGCCAACAACGGGAGCCCAACAGCATGGATCAACTGGCAGCGCAGCTGAACATAAATCCGCCACAAAGCGAGGATCTGCAGCCCATCAACGCCCGCCAGTTCCAGCAGCAATTCGAGCAGGCCTTCGGCAATGTGCTCTTCACAGACACAGCAGGCAGCTCCTCTGCTTGCGAGTTTGTCCAGTTGCAGCCCACGACGGCATCCTCGGAAAAGGTGGCGCCGACAGTGTCCCGGGGAGGATCCTTGCTGAACCAGAACCTGCTCGACTTGTACAGCAAAATGCCTTGA
- the LOC6530189 gene encoding protein OSCP1 isoform X1, with protein MANFSPHQLSNPRANVFILVNLGCEMLYVIDQRLKAQQIAQDKSVQVIHDVTTVLLEPKFIDSLLNGSKHNSAQLLTAEHCKFMLNDIATCSLMRLDEQSMSKLWNLMTMVYKWQLFVSRHQHHLLEITFRHLEAVNRLYPDAKRHMLIDFTKNTLLDFWNASGEDAQLSIYQTNRAWLQCFNTKISLLIRMGFQAMDGSFIRDVDQDYYAEYVESAGDNIYAKSAEQRERQQREPNSMDQLAAQLNINPPQSEDLQPINARQFQQQFEQAFGNVLFTDTAGSSSACEFVQLQPTTASSEKVAPTVSRGGSLLNQNLLDLYSKMP; from the exons ATGGCCAACTTCAGTCCGCACCAGCTGTCGAATCCCCGGGCCAACGTCTTCATCCTGGTCAATCTTGGGTGCGAGATGCTCTACGTGATCGATCAGCGGCTGAAAGCGCAGCAGATCGCTCAAGACAAGTCGGTTCAGG TTATCCACGATGTGACTACAGTACTGCTCGAACCGAAGTTTATAGACTCGCTTCTGAACGGATCGAAGCACAATAGTGCGCAGCTTTTGACCGCCGAGCACTGCAAGTTTATGCTGAACGACATAGCCACCTGCTCCTTGATGCGACTCGACGAGCAGTCGATGTCCAAGCTGTGGAATCTGATGACCATGGTATACAAGTGGCAGCTGTTCGTATCCCGCCATCAACACCACCTGCTCGAGATTACCTTTCGGCACTTGGAGGCGGTCAACAGGTTGTATCCGGATGCCAAGCGGCACATGCTTATTGACTTCACGAAGAACACGCTGCTGGACTTTTGGAATGCCAGCGGGGAGGATGCGCAGCTGTCTATCTACCAGACGAATCGGGCCTGGCTGCAGTGCTTCAACACAAAGATATCGCTCCTGATTCGCATGGGTTTTCAGGCCATGGACGGGAGTTTCATCAGGGACGTGGATCAGGATTACTACGCGGAATACGTTGAGTCGGCCGGGGATAATATCTATGCGAAGAGTGCCGAGCAGCGGGAACGCCAACAACGGGAGCCCAACAGCATGGATCAACTGGCAGCGCAGCTGAACATAAATCCGCCACAAAGCGAGGATCTGCAGCCCATCAACGCCCGCCAGTTCCAGCAGCAATTCGAGCAGGCCTTCGGCAATGTGCTCTTCACAGACACAGCAGGCAGCTCCTCTGCTTGCGAGTTTGTCCAGTTGCAGCCCACGACGGCATCCTCGGAAAAGGTGGCGCCGACAGTGTCCCGGGGAGGATCCTTGCTGAACCAGAACCTGCTCGACTTGTACAGCAAAATGCCTTGA
- the LOC6530188 gene encoding uncharacterized protein LOC6530188 codes for MGKRLQLERPTTDRSARKRKRSAAKAAEKCQRLSGGSSTANGFEFHENDDEESCSSSGSAAGTEADPPTLLHTPQARSLLLTGASIASDHNNSSVMESPRPVYTLRPSVVNGTILRDVLSKAWRLGRPIGKGNFGEIFLASDDTVCPASSETAKYVVKIEPHSNGPLFVEIHCLINTSQSKDLSDVAEDAASLPALQTHALSRGPPSGIPSFIASGTHYFGDVRYRFLVLPRFDRDLHSLIKNSRVQQKSLLVLAVHIINVLENLHDKGYCHNDIKAQNLMVSKCKYLRRQTVPKGNGYEDHYEEKQQTTDSGNSSEQETNDDEYFLKSEKFALKKIVDIKQDEDEDDEDFDDGATSNSNNSNSLDVFHTPVNKKRSVRNPVQFSGSNPVRSCRREKRNSMYEEMVKSHYLRPTKRISYREEFNEDGYPKNTAENSDESAESSDNESDEFIPPSSRRTASKRGRSVQIATPKKCPVSTRATRHQEKVKKEPNGDQKARSRGSKHLDNNPSEYKFLPTEEEHVFLIDFGLASKFQDRGVHRPFIMDQRRAHDGTLEFTSRDAHLGAHSRRSDLECLGYNLLYWSEGYLPWKDVAQQQQQEKVHRAKELFMTDVPEMLRQFYGKQVPKYLGEFLLQIGQLAYQERPNYERYRKIFKREYQRLGYDPSQMRLSSDEILRTCVSAKDVVDGSKCDIFELNNKAAVNVMRNSALSTPFQEHSLTNRVSPKNLRSKSNKKTTKKKFSWAEVLSQDPDQIARERAVKEFEREETICPLESRLPRRYEGKPTYAILDMEQRRREKGLVVQEHNEEREEEEEDDEEDDDDEENQEALDEEEDEEAADSVEGEDDSDRAMEESDYSDHSQKRARGRPKGTTRKRTTSRQTQSQQNQPSVKNHRGVGRPSKNSGVVKFAAGAVSKNRSTPLSAVASNKRGCATRKENSTLASATGEGEQKLKTSRTRRALYKTEPKHGEHDAENNSSLLLVQNLYGEYDDENNYGKGRSVHSSRHCRK; via the exons ATGGGCAAGCGGCTCCAATTGGAGCGCCCGACCACGGATCGCAGTGCTCGCAAGCGAAAGCGTTCTGCGGCCAAGGCCGCCGAGAAGTGCCAGCGCTTGAGCGGTGGCTCCAGCACCGCCAATGGCTTCGAGTTCCACGAGAACGACGATGAGGAGTCCTGTTCCTCGTCAGGCTCTGCTGCCGGCACTGAGGCTGATCCCCCTACACTACTGCACACCCCGCAGGCACGCAGTCTGCTCTTGACGGGGGCCAGCATTGCCAGCGATCACAACAACTCCAGTGTGATGGAGTCACCGCGCCCGGTCTACACGCTCCGACCCTCTGTGGTCAACGGAACCATTCTGAGAGATGTGCTCTCTAAGGCCTGGCGCTTGGGTCGACCCATAG GAAAAGGCAACTTTGGCGAGATCTTCCTAGCTTCGGACGACACTGTATGCCCTGCCAGCTCGGAGACAGCCAAATACGTGGTCAAAATTGAACCGCATTCAAACGGACCTCTGTTTGTTGAGATCCACTGTCTGATTAACACATCCCAAAGCAAGG ATTTATCAGATGTCGCAGAAGATGCTGCAAGCCTGCCAGCCCTACAGACGCATGCCTTAAGCAGGGGACCGCCCTCTGGAATACCCAGCTTTATTGCGTCGGGCACTCACTATTTTGGAGACGTTCGCTACCGCTTTCTGGTGCTGCCGCGCTTTGATCGCGATCTGCACTCGCTGATCAAGAACTCAAGGGTGCAGCAGAAGTCACTCTTAGTGCTCGCTGTACACATCATCAATGTCCTAGAGAATCTGCACGATAAGGGTTATTGTCATAATGATATCAAGGCGCAGAATCTGATGGTGTCCAAGTGCAAGTACCTTAGGAGACAGACAGTGCCCAAGGGTAATGGCTACGAGGATCACTACGAGGAGAAGCAGCAGACCACGGACAGTGGCAACAGCTCAGAGCAGGAGACCAACGATGATGAATACTTCCTGAAGAGCGAGAAGTTCGCCTTGAAAAAGATTGTCGATATTAAGCAGGAtgaagacgaagacgacgagGACTTTGATGACGGCGCCACATcgaacagcaacaatagcaacagccTAGACGTCTTCCACACTCCAGTGAACAAAAAGCGATCCGTACGCAACCCAGTTCAGTTCAGCGGCTCCAATCCGGTGCGTTCTTGCCGTCGCGAAAAGCGCAACTCCATGTACGAGGAGATGGTCAAGTCGCACTATTTGCGACCCACCAAGCGGATTAGTTATCGCGAGGAGTTTAACGAAGACGGTTACCCCAAGAATACGGCGGAAAACAGTGATGAATCGGCTGAATCGTCTGACAACGAGTCGGATGAATTCATTCCCCCCTCCTCCCGTCGCACCGCTAGCAAAAGAGGCAGAAGCGTTCAGATAGCGACTCCAAAAAAATGCCCGGTTTCAACGCGGGCCACCCGCCACCAGGAGAAAGTTAAGAAGGAACCGAACGGTGATCAAAAGGCTCGCAGCAGGGGCAGCAAGCACTTGGACAACAACCCATCAGAGTACAAGTTTCTGCCCACTGAGGAGGAACATGTTTTTCTTATCGACTTCGGCCTGGCGTCTAAGTTCCAGGATCGCGGAGTTCATCGCCCATTTATTATGGATCAGCGAAGGGCGCATGACGGAACGCTAGAGTTTACGTCCCGGGACGCCCACCTGGGTGCCCATTCGCGACGAAGTGATCTGGAGTGCCTAGGCTACAACCTGCTGTACTGGTCCGAGGGTTATCTGCCCTGGAAGGACGTggcgcaacagcagcagcaggagaaagTGCACCGCGCTAAGGAGCTGTTTATGACGGATGTGCCGGAGATGCTGCGACAGTTCTATGGCAAGCAAGTTCCTAAATATCTGGGAGAGTTCCTGCTGCAGATCGGTCAGCTGGCCTACCAAGAGCGACCCAACTACGAGCGCTACCGCAAAATCTTTAAGCGCGAGTACCAGCGCTTGGGTTACGATCCCAGTCAAATGCGTCTGAGCAGCGATGAGATTCTCCGCACCTGTGTCTCCGCCAAGGACGTGGTGGATGGCAGCAAGTGTGACATCTTTGAGCTGAACAACAAGGCCGCCGTGAATGTGATGCGAAACTCAGCGCTAAGCACTCCGTTCCAGGAGCACTCACTCACGAACCGCGTATCGCCCAAAAATCTGCGTTCCAAGTCGAATAAGAAAACTACCAAAAAGAAGTTTTCGTGGGCGGAGGTCCTATCACAGGATCCTGATCAAATAGCCCGCGAAAGGGCAGTGAAGGAGTTTGAGCGGGAAGAGACCATCTGCCCGCTAGAATCCCGTCTTCCAAGGCGCTACGAGGGTAAACCCACTTACGCGATACTAGATATGGAGCAGAGACGTCGCGAAAAGGGTTTGGTTGTCCAAGAGCATAATGAGGAgcgggaggaggaggaggaagacgaTGAAGAAGATGACGATGACGAAGAGAACCAGGAGGCACTGGATGAAGAGGAGGATGAAGAGGCGGCAGATAGCGTCGAAGGCGAG GATGATTCGGATAGAGCAATGGAGGAGAGCGACTACTCCGATCACTCCCAGAAACGTGCGCGTGGCCGTCCCAAGGGCACCACTAGGAAGCGAACCACCAGCAGGCAGACCCAGTCCCAACAGAACCAGCCGTCGGTGAAAAACCATCGCGGAGTGGGTCGTCCGAGCAAGAACTCGGGCGTCGTCAAGTTCGCCGCCGGAGCCGTAAGCAAGAACCGCTCTACGCCGCTATCGGCAGTGGCCAGTAACAAACGTGGCTGCGCCACACGTAAGGAGAATTCCACTCTGGCATCGGCCACCGGCGAGGGAGAGCAAAAGCTGAAGACAAGCCGTACGCGCAGAGCTCTTTATAAGACTGAACCCAAACACGGCGAGCACGATGCGGAGAATAACTCGAGTCTGCTCCTAGTGCAGAACCTGTACGGCGAATACGATGACGAGAACAACTACGGCAAGGGGCGGAGTGTCCATTCGTCCAGGCACTGTCGCAAATAA